The following DNA comes from Enterocloster bolteae.
GGACCGGCCATAGCCTTAATCTGCCTCACATTAAAGGCGATGCGGTCCAGATCCACCTCCACCACCGTATCTCTCATTATCTCATTCAGAACAGGGATTTCCATGTGATTCATACCTTCTTTCCATCTTGCGGCTGAAAACAGGGGTAAAATCTCATCCGGTCCCGCAGGCCGGCAGCCGCAAATTTAATTATAGGTATTTCTGCCAGAAAATGCAATGTGAAACTGTGTCCTTTTTATTGACTTTTAACCGGCCAGTAGGTATAATTTTTAATTAAGTACGTCGGGCGAAGGTGCAGTGAACTTACTGTTCTTTAAGTCGCCTTTTTTTTATACACAGGGCGGTTCAGCCCGATTTCAGCTTATCTAAGATAAAGGTGGTATGGCAATGGCAAAGTACATAATCAAGCGGTTGGTAGCAGGCGTGTTATCTCTATTTATTCTTATTACCATTACATTCTTTCTGATGCATGTCATTCCGGGAGGTCCTTTCAGTCCGTCTGAGCAGAGGAACGTGCCGGAAAAAATCCTGGAGCAGATTTCCGAAAAATATGGTCTCAATGACCCGCTTCCGGCCCAGTATGTCAGATATCTCGGCAATCTCCTTCATGGGGATATGGGGACTTCCTTTAAAAAACAGGATACCACGGTCAATGAACTTATAGCCAACGGCTTTCCGGTATCGGCAAAGGTGGGGGCGCTGGGAATTGCGGTGGCCCTTGCGGCGGGAATCCCCCTGGGAATCGTGGCAGCCGTGAAGCGGGGAAAGCTGGCGGACGGCGCCTCCATGGTGCTGGCCACCATCGGCGTGTCAGTGCCCAGCTTTGTGCTCTGTGTGCTGATGATGTACGTATTCTGTGAGAAGTGGAAGATATTTCCCTCTTATGGCCTGACTTCGTGGAAGCACTATGTGCTGCCGGTGTTCTGTATGGCATTTTCCCAGGTGGCCTATATCACCCGTCTCATGCGTTCCAGCATGCTGGAGACCATGCGCCAGGATTACATAAGGACAGAGCGCTCCAAGGGCGTGCCGGAATGGGAGGTCATCAGCAAGTATGCCCTTAAGAACTCCATTCTTCCGGTGGTAACCTATGTGGGCCCGCTGGTGGCCACGCTGCTCACCGGTACGTTCATCATTGAAAAGCTGTTCAGCATCCCGGGACTGGGACGCTATTTCATATCCGCCATCACGGACAGGGACTATTCTGTTACACTGGGACTTACCGTGTTCTTAGGCGTGATGATTATTGGCTGTAATCTGATTGTTGACATCATGTACGCAGTGATTGACCCAAGAGTAAAGATAACGGAGTAGGTGAAGAGGATGGAAGAGAGAGTTGAATTTACCATGTCGGATGTGATTCCCGAGGAACTCCTGGCGGGACTTTCCGACACAGACCGGGAGATGGAATCCATTAACCGCCCCAGCATCTCCTACTGGAGGAACTGCTGGATACGGCTTAAGAAGGATAAGCTGGCTATGCTGGGCATTGCCATTGTGGTGCTTATGACATTGGCAGCCATATTTGTACCTATGTTTTCCCCTTATACATATGACCAGACAGACTTTGGAAATGCCCTTCAGTGGCCCAACAGCGCCCACTTGTTCGGGACAGACAAGATGGGACGTGATATTTTTGTCAGGACCATGTACGGGGCCCGTATCAGCCTGTCCATCGGATTTGCGGCAGCGGCCATCAACATGGTCATAGGCGTGCTCTACGGGGGCATATCAGGCTATGTGGGAGGAACCACGGATATTATCATGATGCGTGTGGTGGATATCCTGACCGGTATTCCCAGCCTGATTTATATGATTTTGATTATGATGTTTCTGGGTAACACCATACAGAGTATTCTGATTGCCATGTGTCTCACTTACTGGATTACCACGGCCAGAATGGTCCGTGCCCAGATACTGACCCTGAGGGAACAGGATTTTGCCCTGGCAGCCAAGGTCTGCGGGCTGAGCAAATGGCAGATTCTGATACACCATCTGATACCCAACAGCATGGGTTCCATCATCGTGACGGTTACGTTTCTGATTCCTTCAGCCATATTCCAGGAGGCGTTTTTAAGCTTTTTAGGCATCGGTATCCAGGTGCCCAAGGCCAGCTGGGGAACCCTGGCCAATGACGCCATAGAATATCTGTTTTCATATCCTTACCAGATGCTGTTTCCGGCGCTGGCAATCAGCATCACCATATTTGCCCTGAACTTTATCGGTGACGGGCTGCGGGATGCTCTGGACCCAAGACTTAAGAAGTAGGTGGATGAACATGATGGAAGATACAATATTAGAGGTAGAGAACCTGCGCACCAGTTTTGCCACAGACGCAGGCAGCGTGCAGTCCGTAAGGGGCATCACCTTCCATGTGGGGAAGGGAGAGAGCCTGGGAATCGTGGGGGAATCCGGCTGCGGAAAAAGTGTGACCATGCTGTCAATTATGGGGCTGCTGGAGGACAATGCTTCCCGGCAGGCGAACGCCCTGCTCTTTGACGGTGAGGACTTGCTTAAAAAGTCTCCCAGGGAAATGAGGAAGATACAGGGCAACCGGATTGGCATGATATTCCAGGATCCCATGACCAGTCTGAATCCCCTGTTTACAGTAGGGGAACAGATTCGCGGTCCCCTGATGCGCCACCAGAAGCTTTCCAGGAAGGAAGCAGAGAAAAAGGCCCTGGTTATGCTGGAGGCAGTGGGCCTTCCCAGCCCGGAGCGCAGGCTGAAGCAGTATCCCCATGAGCTCTCAGGCGGTATGCGCCAGAGGGTTATGATAGCCATAGCCATGTGCTGTAAGCCGGAGCTTCTAATAGCAGACGAGCCTACCACTGCACTGGATGTGACCATACAGGCCCAGATTCTGGAACTGATGGCCCATATGAAGAATGAGTTTAACACCTCCGTCATATTGATTACACATGACCTGGGGGTTATATCCAGCCTGTGCACCAGGGTTATTGTCATGTATGGGGGATTAATCATGGAGGAGGGGAAGATCGAGGATATCTTCTACCGGACCGGCCATCCCTACACGGCAGGACTTCTGGCCTCCATACCAAAGAGGACAAAGGAAAAGCTGGTGCCAATCTTCGGCACGCCGCCCGACCTTTTGAATCCTCCAAAGGGATGTCCCTTTGCGGCCCGGTGTTCCCGGGCCATGAAGCTCTGCGCCGTCCATCAGCCGCCCTTTTGCGACCTGGGAAACGGACATGTCAGCGCCTGCTGGCTTCACAATGAATCGGTGAAAGCCCGGATGGGGGAGGTGAAGCTGTGATGGCTCAATGTACTGATACCAATAACTGTATTGAAGTAAATGATTTGAAGATGCATTTTATGCTGAAAAGCGGCCTTTTTTCCAAGCCAAAGGTGTTAAAGGCAGTGGACGGCGTAACTTTCTCCATTGAGAAAGGCCGCACCATGGGATTGGTGGGGGAATCAGGCTGCGGCAAAACCACGGTGGGCCGCACCATCCTTAAGCTGTACCAGGCAACTGCGGGACGGATTCTGTATCAGGGAACGGACATCACCGGACTGAGCGACAGCCAGATGGTTCCCTACAGGAAGAAAATGCAGATGATATTCCAGGACCCTTATACCTCCCTGGACCCAAGGAAGAACATAGGCGACATTATAGCCGAGCCCATATGGGCCATGAAGCTGCACACGGGGAAGGATAAGAATGACCGTGTCAGGGAGCTGATCGAGATGGTCGGCCTGAAACCGGACCATATCAACCGGTATCCCCATGAGTTTTCAGGCGGACAGAGGCAGAGAATCGGCATAGCCAGGGCTTTGGCCGCGGAGCCGGAATTTATTGTCTGCGATGAGCCCATATCGGCCCTGGATGTATCCATCCAGGCCCAGGTTATCAATATACTGGAGGAGCTGCAGGATAAGTTTCATTTTACCTATCTGTTCATTTCCCATGATTTGTCCATGGTGCGCCATATCTCGTCAGAGGTGGGGGTCATGTACCTGGGCAATCTCATTGAGTACGCCCAGGTGGATGAGCTGTATGACAACATGCTCCACCCCTATACCCAGTCCCTGATTTCCGCAGTGCCTGTGGCGGACCCAAAGCTGGCTAAGGAAAACCAGAGAATCATCCTGGAAGGAGATGTTCCCTCGCCCATTAATCCGGCTCCCGGCTGTCCCTTCCGAAGCAGGTGCCGCTACGCAAAGGATATCTGCGGCCAGGTTAAGCCGGAGTTAAAGGCGGTCAATGACAAGCATAAGGTGGCCTGCCATCTTTTTGATTAGCCGGATGGGGCCGGATTCACAAGAGCAGAATCACAGGGCCAGAATCACGGGTACAGAATCACAGGTACAGAATCACGGGTACAGAATCATGTGACGGTTCCGGCGGTCAGGTATTCAGTTGACTGGGCGCCGGTGGCATATATCGCGCTTAGGGGCCGGAAAACGCCTGCTGGGTGCTCATAAGAAGGAGGAGTGAAATGAGAAAGAATGTAAAAGTATTACTGAGTCTTGTCATGGCTGCTGCCATGCTGGCAGGGTGCGGCGGACAGAGTTCTGAGAAACCGGCTGAGAACGGTGCTTCGGGGCAGACCACCCAGGCTTCGGCCGGGAAGGAAGACGGAGCCGGCAGCGAGGGCGGAAAGGTCATGACCTACGCCATGCAGAAGGAGCCTGAGACACTGGACCCCACCATGAACAATTATGCCACATCATCCATTGTTCTTCAGAATCTGTTTACCGGCCTGATGCAGATTGGCCCGGACGGCGGCCTGATCAATGGATGTGCTGAAAAGTACGAGGTGAGCGGGGACGGACTGGAATACACCTTTACCCTGAGGGACGGCCTTAAATGGTCAGACGGCTCCCCTCTGACGGCCGGTGACTTTGAGTACGCCTGGAAGCGTACCCTGGCCCAGGATACGGCCTCTCCCGGCGCCTGGTATCTGTTCTATCTGAAGAACGGCGAGGCATATAATGAGGGAAAGGCATCTGCCGAGGATGTGGGCGTCAAGGCTGAGGACGACAAGACACTGAAGGTCACTTTGGAGAACCCCACCGCCTACTTTATCGACCTTACAGCTGTCACCGCTTATTTCCCGGTGAAGAAGGATGCGGTGGAAGGGCCGGAGGCCTGGACCAAGTCAGCGGACACCTATGTAAGCAACGGAGCATTCCGGCTGAAGGAAATCAATCCCCAGGCCAGCTATGTGCTGGAGAAGAATCCGGAATACATTGACGCAGATACAGTGAAGCTGGACGGCGTGAATATTGTGTTTATCGAATCCGCAGAGGCAGCGCTGTCCGCTTACAATGCAGGAGAGGTGGATGTAGTGGACAATACCATCATCCAGACCCAGGCACAGTCACAGTACGGCGGAAGCGACGAGCTTAAGTCCTATGATCTGATAGGTACCTGCTATTATGACTTTAACTGCGAGAAAGACTACTTGTCGGACGCGCGGGTGAGGAAGGCGC
Coding sequences within:
- a CDS encoding ABC transporter permease, coding for MAKYIIKRLVAGVLSLFILITITFFLMHVIPGGPFSPSEQRNVPEKILEQISEKYGLNDPLPAQYVRYLGNLLHGDMGTSFKKQDTTVNELIANGFPVSAKVGALGIAVALAAGIPLGIVAAVKRGKLADGASMVLATIGVSVPSFVLCVLMMYVFCEKWKIFPSYGLTSWKHYVLPVFCMAFSQVAYITRLMRSSMLETMRQDYIRTERSKGVPEWEVISKYALKNSILPVVTYVGPLVATLLTGTFIIEKLFSIPGLGRYFISAITDRDYSVTLGLTVFLGVMIIGCNLIVDIMYAVIDPRVKITE
- a CDS encoding ABC transporter permease, whose product is MEERVEFTMSDVIPEELLAGLSDTDREMESINRPSISYWRNCWIRLKKDKLAMLGIAIVVLMTLAAIFVPMFSPYTYDQTDFGNALQWPNSAHLFGTDKMGRDIFVRTMYGARISLSIGFAAAAINMVIGVLYGGISGYVGGTTDIIMMRVVDILTGIPSLIYMILIMMFLGNTIQSILIAMCLTYWITTARMVRAQILTLREQDFALAAKVCGLSKWQILIHHLIPNSMGSIIVTVTFLIPSAIFQEAFLSFLGIGIQVPKASWGTLANDAIEYLFSYPYQMLFPALAISITIFALNFIGDGLRDALDPRLKK
- a CDS encoding ABC transporter ATP-binding protein, with the protein product MMEDTILEVENLRTSFATDAGSVQSVRGITFHVGKGESLGIVGESGCGKSVTMLSIMGLLEDNASRQANALLFDGEDLLKKSPREMRKIQGNRIGMIFQDPMTSLNPLFTVGEQIRGPLMRHQKLSRKEAEKKALVMLEAVGLPSPERRLKQYPHELSGGMRQRVMIAIAMCCKPELLIADEPTTALDVTIQAQILELMAHMKNEFNTSVILITHDLGVISSLCTRVIVMYGGLIMEEGKIEDIFYRTGHPYTAGLLASIPKRTKEKLVPIFGTPPDLLNPPKGCPFAARCSRAMKLCAVHQPPFCDLGNGHVSACWLHNESVKARMGEVKL
- a CDS encoding ABC transporter ATP-binding protein; this translates as MAQCTDTNNCIEVNDLKMHFMLKSGLFSKPKVLKAVDGVTFSIEKGRTMGLVGESGCGKTTVGRTILKLYQATAGRILYQGTDITGLSDSQMVPYRKKMQMIFQDPYTSLDPRKNIGDIIAEPIWAMKLHTGKDKNDRVRELIEMVGLKPDHINRYPHEFSGGQRQRIGIARALAAEPEFIVCDEPISALDVSIQAQVINILEELQDKFHFTYLFISHDLSMVRHISSEVGVMYLGNLIEYAQVDELYDNMLHPYTQSLISAVPVADPKLAKENQRIILEGDVPSPINPAPGCPFRSRCRYAKDICGQVKPELKAVNDKHKVACHLFD
- a CDS encoding peptide ABC transporter substrate-binding protein gives rise to the protein MRKNVKVLLSLVMAAAMLAGCGGQSSEKPAENGASGQTTQASAGKEDGAGSEGGKVMTYAMQKEPETLDPTMNNYATSSIVLQNLFTGLMQIGPDGGLINGCAEKYEVSGDGLEYTFTLRDGLKWSDGSPLTAGDFEYAWKRTLAQDTASPGAWYLFYLKNGEAYNEGKASAEDVGVKAEDDKTLKVTLENPTAYFIDLTAVTAYFPVKKDAVEGPEAWTKSADTYVSNGAFRLKEINPQASYVLEKNPEYIDADTVKLDGVNIVFIESAEAALSAYNAGEVDVVDNTIIQTQAQSQYGGSDELKSYDLIGTCYYDFNCEKDYLSDARVRKALAMSLNRDVINQSIVASRPESSYAFVPHGIPYEGSSEDYRTTVGNLFTEDVEAAKALMEEAGYPGGEGYPTLTLITQNDQEKKDVAQAMQAMWKENLGVNVEIVTFEPKVYWDEQTAGNFDICYDGWTGDYPDPSTNLDCFLLQRNETQCRWLNDQAKEYDSMMKEARSLTDNKKRMELFEAGEKLLMEEMPILPLYYRNAQLLVKPGCEGVIKTYIGHTIFKYADKQ